A single genomic interval of Streptomyces sp. BA2 harbors:
- a CDS encoding MFS transporter, with product MPLALLALAIGAFGIGTTEFVIMGLLPEVAGDFGVSIPTAGLLVTGYALGVVLGAPLMTALGTRISRKRMLMLLMGLFIAGNLLSAVAPAFGVMLAGRVVASLAHGAFFGIGSVVAAELVAPEKKAGAIAMMFTGLTVANVVGVPLGTLVGQTLGWRTTFAIVAGLGVIGLAGIAKLVPDLPKPEGVRLRHELAAFRNVQVLLAMAMTILGFGGVFAAVTYLAPMMTDVAGYADSSVTWLLVLFGLGMVAGNLIGGKFADRALMPLLYISLSALAVVLALFTLTAHNKIAAAVTITLIGALGFATVPPLQKRVLDQASGAPTLASAMNIGAFNLGNALSAWLGGLVISAGLGYTAPNWVGAVLAGSALLLAVVSATLERRSATPSRVVTGMAPVEQATPVHH from the coding sequence ATGCCTCTCGCGCTACTGGCCCTCGCGATCGGGGCCTTCGGAATCGGGACCACAGAGTTCGTGATCATGGGACTGCTCCCTGAGGTCGCGGGTGACTTCGGCGTCTCCATCCCCACGGCCGGCCTCCTCGTGACCGGCTACGCACTCGGCGTCGTGCTCGGCGCTCCCCTGATGACCGCCCTCGGCACCCGTATCTCGCGCAAGCGGATGCTGATGCTGCTCATGGGCCTGTTCATCGCGGGCAACCTGCTCTCCGCCGTGGCCCCGGCTTTCGGCGTCATGCTGGCGGGCCGCGTCGTCGCCTCGCTCGCCCACGGCGCGTTCTTCGGCATCGGCTCGGTCGTCGCGGCCGAACTGGTCGCGCCGGAGAAGAAGGCCGGAGCCATCGCCATGATGTTCACGGGCCTGACCGTGGCCAACGTGGTCGGTGTGCCGCTCGGCACGCTCGTCGGGCAGACCCTCGGCTGGCGCACCACCTTCGCGATCGTCGCGGGCCTCGGCGTCATCGGCCTGGCCGGTATCGCCAAGCTCGTTCCTGACCTGCCCAAGCCCGAGGGCGTACGGCTGCGCCACGAGCTGGCCGCGTTCCGCAACGTCCAGGTGCTGCTCGCCATGGCGATGACGATCCTCGGCTTCGGCGGTGTCTTCGCGGCCGTCACCTACCTCGCGCCGATGATGACGGACGTCGCCGGCTACGCGGACTCCTCCGTGACCTGGCTCCTCGTCCTCTTCGGTCTCGGCATGGTCGCGGGCAACCTGATCGGCGGAAAGTTCGCGGACCGAGCCCTGATGCCGCTGCTCTACATCTCGCTGAGCGCGCTGGCCGTCGTGCTCGCCCTCTTCACCCTCACCGCGCACAACAAGATCGCGGCAGCCGTGACCATCACGCTGATCGGTGCCCTGGGCTTCGCCACCGTGCCGCCGCTGCAGAAGAGGGTGCTCGACCAGGCCTCCGGCGCGCCAACGCTCGCCTCGGCCATGAACATCGGCGCCTTCAACCTCGGCAACGCGCTCTCGGCCTGGCTCGGTGGCCTCGTGATCTCCGCGGGCCTCGGCTACACCGCCCCGAACTGGGTGGGCGCGGTTCTCGCGGGCTCCGCGCTCCTCCTGGCCGTCGTCTCGGCCACGCTCGAGCGCCGCTCGGCCACTCCCAGCCGGGTCGTCACGGGCATGGCCCCTGTCGAGCAGGCGACGCCCGTCCACCACTGA
- a CDS encoding MarR family winged helix-turn-helix transcriptional regulator has protein sequence MTATDPALTALAQGWCTLSLLHGKIETHIERALQAEHDLSVREYSLLDVLSRQHDGEGGHLQMKQVADAVVLSQSATTRLVTRLEDRGLLSRYLCPTDRRGIYTDVSESGAALLAEARPTNDAALREALDEAALNPELAPLVRAVEAVRVPA, from the coding sequence ATGACAGCGACGGACCCCGCACTGACCGCCCTTGCGCAGGGCTGGTGCACGCTCTCCCTGCTCCACGGGAAGATCGAGACCCACATCGAGCGCGCCCTGCAGGCCGAGCACGACCTCAGCGTGCGCGAGTACTCCCTGCTGGACGTCCTCAGCCGCCAGCACGACGGGGAGGGCGGCCATCTGCAGATGAAGCAGGTCGCCGACGCCGTCGTACTCAGCCAGAGCGCCACCACGCGCCTGGTCACCCGGCTCGAGGACCGCGGGCTGCTGTCCCGCTACCTGTGCCCCACCGACCGCCGCGGCATCTACACGGACGTCAGCGAGTCGGGCGCCGCACTCCTCGCCGAGGCGCGCCCCACCAACGACGCCGCGCTGCGCGAGGCGCTCGACGAGGCGGCGCTGAACCCGGAGCTGGCACCGCTGGTCAGGGCCGTGGAAGCGGTGCGGGTCCCGGCGTAG
- a CDS encoding GNAT family N-acetyltransferase produces MGDLEIRPAVADDIPAIVEMLADDPLGSTRESPDDLTPYLTAFERLAADPNQHQVVAAREGRVVGTLQLTIVPGLSRKGALRSIIEGVRVHADERGSGLGTRFIEWAVDESRRQGCQLVQLTSDATRTDARRFYERLGFTASHVGFKLQL; encoded by the coding sequence ATGGGAGATCTTGAGATACGCCCGGCGGTCGCCGACGACATCCCCGCCATCGTGGAGATGCTCGCCGACGACCCCCTGGGCAGCACGCGCGAGTCGCCGGACGACCTCACCCCGTACCTCACCGCGTTCGAACGCCTCGCCGCGGACCCGAACCAGCACCAGGTCGTCGCCGCGCGCGAGGGACGCGTCGTCGGCACGCTGCAGCTCACGATCGTTCCGGGCCTGTCCCGGAAGGGAGCACTTCGGTCCATCATCGAGGGCGTGCGCGTCCACGCCGACGAGCGCGGCAGCGGCCTCGGAACCCGCTTCATCGAGTGGGCCGTCGATGAATCCCGGCGCCAGGGCTGCCAGTTGGTGCAGCTGACCTCCGATGCCACCCGCACCGATGCCCGCCGTTTCTACGAGCGGCTGGGGTTCACGGCATCGCACGTGGGGTTCAAGCTGCAGCTCTGA
- a CDS encoding serine hydrolase domain-containing protein, whose amino-acid sequence MTSPREELLPTTRRALLHRVATAQAEGRAPSLVASVLRDGELVWTEGRTCVAGHAPDEDVQYRIGSITKTFTAVLVMRLRDEGALDLSDPLEKHLTGTAAGDVTIAELLAHTSGLAAETPGEWWERTPASQRPELDDVLGEHPFKHPTGRRFHYSNPGYTLLGSLIEALRGDSWEAVLRREVLEPLGLDRTSAQPQAPHAGGWAVHPWADVMMPEPAEDLGLMAPAGQLWSTTADLGRFAAFLLEGDDRVLCADTVREMRAPASPLPPGDWDVTYGLGTQLIRGDGRTFAGHGGSLPGFMAGLWASAEDGLVAVTLTNCTSGPAVTALALDLLKIVAEAEPRIPEAWRPLTELDEGLLELAGPWYWGTSTFVLRPQAEGALDLSPIEGQGRGSRFLPNGDGSWTGLDGYFAGEQLRAVRRPDGTVSHLDLGSFFFTREPYDAGAPVPGGVDREGWRGLPQ is encoded by the coding sequence ATGACATCACCGCGTGAAGAGTTGCTGCCCACCACCCGTCGAGCCCTGCTGCACCGAGTCGCCACCGCTCAGGCGGAGGGGAGAGCGCCCTCGCTCGTCGCCTCGGTGCTCAGGGACGGCGAGTTGGTGTGGACCGAGGGGCGCACCTGCGTCGCGGGGCATGCACCGGACGAGGACGTCCAGTACCGCATCGGCTCGATCACCAAGACCTTCACCGCCGTACTGGTGATGCGGCTGCGCGACGAGGGCGCCCTCGACCTCTCCGACCCTCTGGAGAAGCACCTCACGGGAACTGCCGCGGGCGACGTCACCATCGCGGAACTGCTCGCGCACACCAGCGGGTTGGCGGCCGAGACCCCAGGTGAGTGGTGGGAGCGTACGCCGGCCTCGCAGCGCCCCGAGCTCGATGACGTACTCGGTGAGCATCCTTTCAAGCACCCCACCGGGCGCCGGTTCCACTACTCCAACCCCGGTTACACGCTGCTCGGTTCGCTGATCGAGGCGCTGCGGGGGGACTCCTGGGAAGCGGTGCTGCGCCGCGAGGTCCTGGAGCCGCTGGGCCTGGACCGGACGAGTGCGCAGCCGCAGGCCCCGCATGCCGGTGGCTGGGCCGTCCATCCGTGGGCGGACGTGATGATGCCCGAACCCGCCGAGGACCTGGGCCTCATGGCTCCGGCCGGGCAGCTGTGGTCCACGACGGCGGACCTGGGTCGCTTCGCCGCCTTCCTCCTGGAGGGCGACGACCGGGTCCTGTGCGCCGATACGGTGCGGGAGATGCGGGCGCCGGCGTCGCCTCTGCCCCCAGGGGACTGGGACGTGACGTACGGCCTGGGGACGCAGCTGATCCGTGGGGACGGGCGCACCTTTGCCGGGCACGGGGGCTCACTGCCGGGCTTCATGGCCGGGCTGTGGGCGAGCGCGGAGGACGGCCTGGTGGCGGTCACGCTGACCAACTGCACCTCCGGCCCTGCCGTGACGGCGCTGGCTCTCGACCTGCTGAAGATCGTGGCCGAGGCCGAGCCTCGTATCCCGGAGGCGTGGCGTCCCCTGACCGAGCTCGATGAGGGGCTGCTGGAGCTGGCGGGGCCCTGGTACTGGGGGACGAGCACCTTCGTGCTGCGGCCGCAGGCCGAGGGAGCACTCGACCTGTCGCCCATCGAGGGCCAGGGCCGCGGATCGCGATTCCTGCCGAACGGTGACGGCTCCTGGACCGGGCTCGACGGCTACTTCGCCGGGGAGCAGCTGCGGGCGGTGCGGCGGCCCGACGGGACGGTGAGCCATCTCGACCTGGGGTCGTTCTTCTTCACCCGGGAGCCGTACGACGCGGGGGCTCCCGTGCCGGGTGGGGTGGACCGGGAGGGGTGGCGCGGGCTTCCCCAGTAA
- a CDS encoding methyltransferase domain-containing protein has product MQTAAAAADTTTTTPDPAARPAVDYVHGYSHREARRLGDQADTLAALLHADTAYPAGSRVLEVGCGVGAQTVHLIDSSPGARFVAVDRSADSLAKAGARVTAHAPDAHVQWRRADLFALPFPDAEFDHIFVCFVLEHLAAAQRALAGLRRLLRPGGTITVIEGDHGSAFFHPDSAYARAAIDCLVQLQADGGGNALVGRQLQPLLRQAGYEGVRVRPCTVYADRTRPKLVEGFTRSTFIAMIESVRGDALASSLITEADWDRGMADLRRTADDDGTFHYTFFKATGTRSDRRG; this is encoded by the coding sequence ATGCAGACAGCAGCCGCAGCAGCCGACACCACCACAACGACACCGGATCCCGCCGCGCGACCGGCAGTTGACTACGTCCACGGATACTCGCACCGTGAGGCCCGCAGGCTGGGGGACCAGGCGGACACCCTCGCCGCGCTGCTGCACGCCGACACGGCGTATCCGGCGGGGAGCCGGGTCCTGGAGGTCGGATGCGGGGTCGGCGCCCAGACCGTTCACCTGATCGACTCCAGCCCGGGGGCCCGTTTCGTGGCCGTCGACCGTTCGGCGGACTCCCTGGCGAAGGCCGGCGCCCGCGTGACGGCGCACGCGCCCGACGCGCACGTGCAGTGGCGCCGTGCTGATCTCTTCGCTCTCCCTTTCCCGGACGCCGAGTTCGACCACATCTTCGTCTGCTTCGTCCTGGAGCATCTGGCGGCGGCCCAGCGGGCGCTCGCCGGACTGCGGCGGCTGCTGCGGCCGGGCGGGACGATCACCGTGATCGAAGGGGACCACGGGTCGGCGTTCTTCCATCCCGACAGCGCCTACGCCCGTGCGGCGATCGACTGCCTGGTTCAGCTCCAGGCAGACGGCGGGGGAAACGCCCTGGTCGGGCGGCAGTTGCAGCCGCTCCTCAGGCAGGCCGGCTACGAAGGCGTCCGGGTGCGGCCCTGCACCGTCTACGCGGACCGGACCCGGCCCAAGCTGGTCGAAGGCTTCACTCGCAGCACGTTCATCGCCATGATCGAATCCGTCAGGGGCGACGCGCTGGCCTCGTCCCTCATCACCGAGGCCGACTGGGACCGCGGGATGGCCGATCTGCGCAGGACCGCGGACGACGACGGGACCTTCCACTACACGTTCTTCAAGGCCACGGGTACGCGTTCCGATCGGCGCGGTTGA